From Synechococcus sp. MW101C3, a single genomic window includes:
- a CDS encoding M23 family metallopeptidase has protein sequence MPSGCSNRRLAALGLALLIGPATIPPVQAANERWRLGVFPVVNFAGYTSHFGFRIGPGGGREQHSGLDIAAPLGSPIRSWWGGVVSDVINDGRCGIGLVIRSGDYDHIYCHLGGQMSGGRYQSGRVLLAAGQRVARGQLIGHIGMTGRTTGPHLHWGIRYRGQWLDPARILQAMVRSRRSVGGGAPGR, from the coding sequence ATGCCATCGGGCTGCTCTAATCGCCGGCTGGCGGCCCTTGGCCTGGCCCTTCTCATCGGCCCGGCCACGATTCCGCCGGTTCAGGCGGCGAATGAACGCTGGCGCCTGGGCGTGTTTCCGGTGGTGAACTTCGCTGGGTACACCAGCCACTTCGGCTTTCGGATCGGGCCCGGCGGTGGCCGCGAGCAGCATTCCGGCCTCGACATTGCCGCTCCGCTGGGCTCACCGATCCGCAGCTGGTGGGGAGGCGTGGTGAGTGATGTGATCAACGATGGCCGCTGCGGCATCGGCCTGGTGATCCGCTCCGGCGACTACGACCACATCTATTGCCATCTCGGCGGGCAGATGAGCGGCGGTCGCTATCAGAGCGGGCGGGTTCTGCTGGCCGCCGGGCAACGGGTCGCGCGCGGCCAGCTGATCGGCCACATCGGCATGACCGGACGCACAACCGGGCCCCATCTTCACTGGGGAATCCGTTACCGGGGCCAATGGCTCGATCCGGCGCGGATCCTGCAGGCGATGGTGCGCAGCCGTCGCAGTGTCGGCGGCGGAGCCCCTGGCCGCTGA
- the ilvB gene encoding biosynthetic-type acetolactate synthase large subunit, which yields MTLTTVPTAVVSASPLRPMPAVPGRVTGAHALMDALHRHGVEHIFGYPGGAILPIYDALHQAESHGWLKHILVRHEQGGTHAADAYARATGRVGVCFGTSGPGATNLVTGIATAQMDSVPMVVITGQVGRASIGTDAFQETDIFGITLPIVKHSWVVRDPADIGRIVAEAFLIAATGRPGPVLIDVPKDVGLEEFDYMPVEPGSSVPAGYALPVAPDPVRIQQALELIRKARRPLLYVGGGAVSAGAHGALRRLAERFSLPVTTTLMGKGAFDERNPLAVGMLGMHGTAYANFAVTECDLLIAAGARFDDRVTGRLDSFAPRAQVIHIDIDAAEVGKNRVPEVPIVADVGLALDALLAASSDEPPTNRTEAWLERIRSWKLHYPLVIPEPVGEIAPQEVMLALQQLAPEAFVTTDVGQHQMWAAQFMNTPPRHWISSSGLGTMGYGLPAAMGVQVAFPGDQVVCVAGDASILMNIQELGTLSQYGLPVKVVIVNNGWQGMVRQWQESFYGERYSASEMTGGMPNFSALAEAFGVRGVDITDRNRLYQDLQEALAHPGPAVVNVQVRRNENCYPMVPPGASNAQMVGLPSHPELAIDTTRDCGSCGATTESAHLFCPSCGAKL from the coding sequence GTGACCCTGACGACCGTCCCCACAGCGGTTGTGTCCGCTTCCCCCCTGCGGCCGATGCCGGCCGTGCCGGGGAGGGTCACCGGCGCTCACGCCCTGATGGATGCCCTGCATCGCCATGGTGTGGAGCACATCTTCGGCTACCCGGGCGGGGCGATCCTGCCCATCTACGACGCCCTTCACCAGGCCGAAAGCCACGGCTGGCTGAAGCACATCCTCGTGCGTCACGAGCAGGGCGGCACCCACGCCGCTGACGCCTACGCCCGTGCCACCGGCAGGGTGGGCGTGTGCTTCGGCACCTCCGGGCCGGGCGCCACCAATCTGGTCACCGGCATCGCCACCGCCCAGATGGATTCAGTGCCGATGGTGGTGATCACCGGGCAGGTGGGCCGGGCTTCGATCGGCACCGATGCTTTCCAGGAAACCGACATCTTCGGCATCACCCTGCCGATCGTGAAGCACTCCTGGGTGGTGCGCGATCCCGCCGATATCGGCCGCATCGTGGCGGAAGCCTTCCTGATCGCGGCCACCGGGCGGCCGGGCCCGGTGCTGATCGATGTGCCCAAGGATGTGGGCCTCGAGGAATTCGATTACATGCCGGTGGAGCCGGGCAGCTCGGTTCCGGCCGGCTACGCCCTGCCGGTGGCCCCCGACCCTGTGCGCATTCAGCAGGCGCTGGAGCTGATCCGCAAGGCACGCCGTCCGCTGCTGTATGTGGGTGGCGGTGCCGTCAGCGCAGGCGCGCACGGGGCCCTGCGCCGGTTGGCCGAGCGCTTCTCCCTGCCGGTCACCACCACATTGATGGGCAAGGGCGCCTTCGATGAGCGCAATCCACTGGCGGTGGGCATGCTCGGCATGCACGGCACCGCCTATGCCAATTTCGCCGTCACCGAGTGCGATCTGCTGATCGCCGCCGGCGCCCGTTTCGACGACCGGGTCACCGGCCGCCTGGACAGCTTTGCCCCCCGGGCCCAGGTCATCCACATCGACATCGATGCAGCCGAAGTGGGCAAGAACCGGGTGCCGGAGGTGCCGATCGTGGCGGATGTGGGCCTGGCACTTGATGCCCTGCTGGCAGCCTCCAGCGACGAGCCGCCCACCAACCGCACCGAGGCCTGGCTGGAGCGCATCCGCAGCTGGAAGCTCCACTATCCGCTCGTGATCCCTGAACCGGTGGGGGAGATCGCCCCGCAGGAAGTGATGCTGGCCCTGCAGCAGCTCGCTCCCGAGGCGTTCGTCACCACCGATGTGGGCCAGCATCAGATGTGGGCAGCCCAGTTCATGAACACCCCTCCGCGCCACTGGATCAGCAGCAGCGGACTCGGGACCATGGGCTACGGACTGCCAGCCGCCATGGGCGTGCAGGTGGCCTTCCCCGGGGATCAGGTGGTGTGCGTCGCCGGCGACGCCAGCATCCTGATGAACATCCAGGAACTCGGCACCCTCTCCCAGTACGGGCTCCCGGTGAAGGTCGTGATCGTCAACAACGGCTGGCAGGGCATGGTGCGCCAGTGGCAGGAAAGTTTCTACGGCGAGCGCTACTCCGCCTCGGAGATGACCGGCGGCATGCCGAACTTCTCCGCCCTGGCTGAAGCCTTCGGGGTGCGCGGCGTCGACATCACCGACCGCAACCGTCTGTATCAGGATCTGCAGGAGGCCCTGGCCCATCCAGGCCCGGCCGTGGTGAATGTGCAGGTGCGGCGCAACGAGAACTGCTACCCGATGGTTCCCCCCGGTGCCAGCAACGCCCAGATGGTGGGCCTGCCCAGCCATCCGGAGCTGGCGATCGACACCACCCGCGACTGCGGCTCCTGCGGTGCCACCACCGAGAGCGCCCATCTGTTCTGCCCCAGCTGCGGGGCAAAGCTCTGA
- a CDS encoding ABC transporter substrate-binding protein, with product MSPGKSASGSGAEPPPRRHLFWMGAGVVAALLGLQGLAASAPIRSDVLMLLTPEGLLAGVGDGLRRGYALAMEEARVCGVKPPTLQLGWLPPEQDPRAALMVRPLPGLLIAPPAVSLVSYGLLAQELGLTVLLPLQRGSSLNGLPSLAGADRLWPVLPARSLEADRLAKGLIEEKRSRVMVIHDGSSEQIALANRFVASLSGDGGRVVGYQEGSQEIADPDARTITRLMDDVDYYRPEALVVMTAPTSPLAKAVREARWPADLTLVWPFPATEPLANAQLGVDPLSRGPGWNRFAANFQRRYNYVPSLVEATGYDTGQVAAVTARRPGDTAPWDMAWLDPKALPRTLCAAIESRRQGGRTALKGAASQLDLGAGSAPSAELRLTPLPAAGNAPPS from the coding sequence ATGTCCCCGGGGAAGTCCGCGTCCGGCTCCGGTGCTGAACCACCTCCTCGCCGCCACCTCTTCTGGATGGGTGCCGGTGTGGTGGCCGCCCTGCTCGGGCTGCAGGGCCTCGCTGCCAGTGCACCGATCCGCAGCGATGTGCTGATGCTGCTCACGCCTGAAGGGCTGCTGGCAGGGGTGGGTGACGGCCTGCGCCGCGGCTACGCGCTGGCCATGGAAGAGGCACGCGTCTGCGGGGTGAAGCCGCCCACGCTCCAACTCGGCTGGCTGCCGCCGGAGCAGGACCCCCGCGCGGCGCTCATGGTGCGGCCGCTGCCCGGCTTGCTGATCGCGCCGCCGGCGGTGTCCCTCGTGTCGTATGGGTTGCTGGCGCAGGAGCTGGGCCTCACCGTGCTGCTGCCGCTGCAGCGGGGCAGCTCCCTCAACGGCCTGCCCAGCCTTGCCGGCGCCGACCGGCTCTGGCCGGTGCTGCCGGCGCGCAGCCTGGAGGCCGATCGCCTTGCCAAAGGGCTGATCGAGGAGAAACGCTCACGCGTGATGGTGATCCACGACGGCAGCAGTGAGCAGATCGCCCTGGCCAATCGCTTCGTGGCCTCGCTCAGCGGCGACGGCGGCCGGGTGGTGGGCTATCAGGAGGGAAGCCAGGAGATCGCCGATCCCGATGCCCGCACCATCACCCGCCTGATGGACGACGTGGACTACTACCGCCCCGAGGCCCTGGTGGTGATGACAGCACCGACCAGCCCGCTGGCCAAGGCGGTGCGAGAAGCGCGCTGGCCTGCCGATCTCACCCTGGTGTGGCCGTTTCCGGCCACGGAACCGCTGGCCAACGCCCAGCTGGGCGTGGATCCACTCAGCCGCGGGCCCGGCTGGAACCGCTTCGCCGCCAACTTTCAGCGCCGTTACAACTATGTGCCCAGCCTGGTGGAAGCCACCGGGTACGACACCGGCCAGGTGGCGGCCGTGACCGCCCGCCGCCCAGGTGACACCGCCCCGTGGGACATGGCCTGGCTCGACCCCAAGGCACTACCCCGGACCCTCTGCGCTGCGATCGAAAGCCGGCGGCAGGGCGGGCGCACGGCGCTCAAGGGCGCCGCCAGCCAACTGGATCTGGGCGCGGGCAGCGCTCCAAGTGCCGAACTGCGACTGACTCCCCTGCCTGCAGCTGGGAACGCCCCCCCTTCCTAG
- a CDS encoding GIVxVP protein, which translates to MSINRTAKGIVLVPSLLLGGAFLAAGTWMEGAAAANRPLAFTLGGVLVAAGLFTQLLPESQKEGSSLDEPEGTTPPARPGRSLGKLGGSTNKEGGSAGNLGGTATKDGGGAQPS; encoded by the coding sequence ATGAGCATCAACCGCACCGCCAAAGGGATCGTGCTGGTGCCCAGCCTGCTGCTGGGCGGCGCCTTTCTCGCCGCAGGCACCTGGATGGAGGGGGCAGCCGCCGCCAACCGCCCCCTGGCCTTCACCCTGGGTGGAGTGCTTGTGGCTGCGGGGCTGTTCACCCAGCTGCTTCCGGAAAGCCAGAAGGAAGGCTCAAGCCTCGACGAACCAGAGGGAACAACACCACCAGCGCGGCCCGGCCGCAGCCTGGGCAAGCTTGGGGGCAGCACGAACAAGGAGGGGGGAAGCGCGGGCAACCTTGGCGGCACCGCAACCAAGGATGGCGGTGGAGCACAACCCTCCTAG
- the hemH gene encoding ferrochelatase has product MARVGVLLLNLGGPERIEDVGPFLYNLFSDPEIIRLPIPALQKPLAWLISTLRSSKSQEAYRSIGGGSPLRRITDQQARELQSELRQRQVQATTYVAMRYWHPFTESAVADIKADAVDEVVVLPLYPHFSISTSGSSFRELQRLRQADPAFSRLPIRCIRSWYDHPGYVQAMAELIAREVQECNDPTTARIFFSAHGVPKSYVEEAGDPYQQHIEACTDLIMAELARQLGHSNPFTLAYQSRVGPVEWLQPYTDQALVELGEQGVKELVVVPISFVSEHIETLEEIDIEYREIATEAGITTFRRVPALDTYPTFIRGLADLVQLALAGPEVNLDQAASLPTTVKLYPQEKWVWGWNNSSEVWNGRLAMLGFSAFLLELLSGKGPLHAIGLL; this is encoded by the coding sequence ATGGCCAGGGTCGGCGTATTGCTGCTGAACCTCGGCGGTCCCGAGCGGATCGAGGATGTCGGGCCTTTTCTCTACAACCTGTTTTCCGACCCGGAGATCATCCGGCTGCCGATTCCGGCCCTGCAGAAGCCGCTGGCTTGGTTGATCAGCACCCTGCGCAGCAGTAAGTCGCAGGAGGCCTACCGCTCGATCGGCGGCGGCTCCCCCTTGCGCCGCATCACCGACCAGCAGGCACGGGAGCTGCAGAGCGAGTTGCGCCAGCGCCAGGTGCAGGCCACCACCTACGTGGCCATGCGCTACTGGCACCCGTTCACCGAATCCGCTGTCGCCGACATCAAGGCCGATGCGGTGGATGAGGTGGTGGTATTGCCGCTTTACCCCCACTTCTCGATCAGCACCAGCGGTTCAAGCTTCCGCGAGCTGCAGCGGCTGCGCCAGGCCGATCCCGCCTTCAGCCGCCTGCCGATCCGATGCATCCGCAGCTGGTACGACCATCCCGGTTATGTGCAGGCGATGGCCGAGTTGATCGCCCGGGAGGTGCAGGAGTGCAACGACCCCACCACCGCTCGCATCTTCTTCAGCGCCCACGGCGTGCCCAAGAGCTATGTGGAGGAGGCCGGCGACCCCTACCAGCAGCACATCGAGGCCTGCACCGACCTGATCATGGCCGAACTGGCCCGGCAGCTCGGCCACAGCAACCCCTTCACCCTCGCCTATCAGAGCCGGGTGGGGCCGGTGGAGTGGCTGCAGCCCTACACCGATCAAGCGCTGGTGGAGCTGGGTGAACAGGGGGTCAAAGAGCTGGTGGTCGTGCCGATCAGCTTCGTGAGCGAACACATCGAGACGCTCGAGGAAATCGACATCGAATACCGGGAGATCGCCACCGAAGCCGGCATCACCACCTTCCGGCGCGTGCCGGCGCTCGACACCTACCCCACCTTCATCCGTGGACTGGCCGACCTTGTGCAGCTGGCCCTGGCCGGGCCGGAGGTGAACCTCGACCAGGCGGCCAGCCTGCCCACCACGGTGAAGCTCTACCCCCAGGAGAAGTGGGTGTGGGGCTGGAACAACAGCTCGGAGGTGTGGAACGGGCGGCTGGCCATGCTGGGCTTCTCCGCCTTCCTGCTGGAATTGCTGAGCGGCAAGGGCCCTCTGCATGCCATCGGGCTGCTCTAA